CCCGACGCGCCTCGGCCCGGGACACGCCGGAAGCCGCGTCACGCCGCGAGTGAGGGCCGCCGGGAGACGGGCCGGACGTGGCGTCACCGGCGAGCACCGGGCGGAAGTGGGGCGGAAGTGACCTTCCCACCCGAAAGCCCGCCGTGGTGCGGCCGGGCAGGGCCCCTCGCGGCATGGAGCCGGGGGCcgagcaccagcagcagctccgcAGCGTGAGGGCGGCAGCCGGGGCGCGCGGGGCCCGGGGCCGGTGGGGCCCGGGGCCGGTGGGCGGTGCAGGGGCTCGGCTGGGGGCCCGGGCGCTGAGGGGCCGGGTTGGCGAAAgtcttggggggtccctgcccggggGGTCGGGCCGGCTGGGCTGGTGCGGTCCCGGGCGCTGGGGGGCCGGGTtggcggggggtgccgggggtcccgggtgccgcggccccgggctggggcaggcgCTGGGGTGAGCGTGTGCCGGCGCCGCCTCTCTCCCAGCTGCGGGACTTCCTGCTGGTCTACAACCGGATGACCGAGCTCTGCTTCCGGCACTGCGTCTCCAACCTCAACTACCGCCTGCTCACCGGGCGTGAGGTGAGGCCGCGGGGGGGCCGGAGCCCCCCGGGTCGGGCAAGGCCGGCCCCTGCGCACGGGGCCGGAGGGCCGTGGCAGCCCCCTTGCCGCGCTGATCCCCCCCATCCTGCAGGAGACGTGCCTCGACAGCTGCGCCGGCAAGCTGGTCCACTCCAACCACCGCCTGATGAATGCCTATGTGGCCCTGATGCCTTCCATCATGCAGCGCCGCGTCTCCGACTACGAGGCCGGCGCAGCCCAGGCGTCCCAGAACTCGGCCCAGGTGGCATCGGCGGCACCGACTGccctgccgggggctgggggacATGAAGCCTCTCCTGACCTGCCGGCTCCGGGCCCCGGTGGACCCTTGCAAGGGGCTCCAGGCGCTGCCACGTAGTACGGCTGTCGTCCTGGGTCACACACCGACAGCAGCAGTGGGCTCGGTGGCTGCAGGGTGGATCCAGGCCCTGTGTAGTAACGTTTCAGCCCTGCCTGTCCGCGTGCTGCTGGTAGTCCTGATCTGGAGCTGCAGATGCACTCTGCACCGAGACCCGGCCTTGCGGATCTGTGTCCTCTAGTGCATCGGCATTGAGAGCCTCCTGGCAGTGGCCATGTCTGTTCTGTGCCTGCCGGGGCCGGTGGGCACCAAGAAAGAAATCGCTGTGCCTGCCCTTCCAGCCGGGGGAGTTCCCACCTGAACCCTGCCCTAACAGTTCTGGCACTGGGCTTACCTGCTGCAGACCTGGGGTTCTTGTATTTCTAGGAAACGGTTTCCTAGTGctaataaaacatctttttgttAACGTCTTGCTAACGCATCTTGAGGGTGAGTAGAGCCCTCTGGCGCTCTGCGCAGTGCACCCCGCGGGGGCAAGGGCCGCCTTCCCCAGGGCTGAGGGTTGGCATTGCTCGTTCCAGGAGCCCTTTTGTCCCCACTTTGGCTGTTGGCACCAGAACAGGCTGCAGGTCACAGCTCTGTGGGTACGAGCCCTTGCTCCTGGAGGTAGCGGAAGTGTCCTTGTGGAGCAAAGCCAGGTCTGGCCCTTGGCACGGCAAGGAGGTGTTGGAGGTGGCTGAACCGGGTGAGCTCCGGAGGGGGGCGTCAATTCCTCCTGGCTGTGTGACAGATGCGAGGCTGCGGCGGTTCGGGACTTGCCAGGTCCCACCACCGAAGCCAAGCGCATTCCCGGGTGGCGCACGGCACACAGGCAGCGTTGGTGACAGGCGCAGAGTGCGCGGGGCAGTGCCTCTGCCGGCACCCACGTACACGCCCAGCACTTGCCAGGACTTGGCCGGCACAGGCTGCCGCCTCCATCTCCTTTCTCGCCGGCGAGGACTGACGTGTGCCGGTGGAGCGCGGGCGCTGGGTGTCTGCACCGGCGCTCTGCCCGGGCGGTGCCCCAGAccctgctgggctccagcccccGGACCCATGCACCTGCTCGCAGGCTGCTCGGGCTGGAAGCCGGCCAGCTCCACCACCTCCCCGAGGGACAGCCGCCCGTGCTGGACGGTCGGGCAGAGGGCTCAAGGGGAGTGTTCGCCTGGAAATACTTGAATTTAAAGGTCCTTGAAGCTGTAGGTCCTGCCAGCTTCCTGCAACTCCTGTCCCTGCCTGTAGAGAGCAGATCCACAGCACAGCTTGCTTGGAGCTTTCCCGTGTGCTCTGGCTGCAGTACAGCTGATCTCGGGGATCACCCCAGTGGGTGGTACAGGGCTCCAGTTCTGCCAGCAGAAAAAGGGCCACCCTGGACCCCAGAGAAgggagacagagccagactcttctcagtagcaACCAGTGAAagcacaagaggcaatgggcacaaaaaaaaccccaaacccaaataTAAGAAGTTCCATTTAAAAcgcatttttactgtgaggatggtcaagcactggcacgggttgcccagagaggtggtggactCTCCCTCTGTGGAGATTtttaaaacctgactggacatggtcctgtgcAACCagctctggctgaccctgctcaagcagggggttggactgggtgatctccagaggtccccgCCAACCGCAGCCGTTCTGTGGgtctatgaaataaaaatgcttcaCCAACTAAGGTAAAAGCTGGGTTACTGACAGTTCTGAAAATGTAATTGTGAAAGGAAAGCATCATATACAGATTTTAGCTCCTGGCAGAGACACGGCTGCCGTTGGGCGTGAATATGGCCAGATCATGCATTTCAGCATGTTTGTCATCGACCTGTGGAGATCAGTGGGTGTTTGCCACCTCCTTCCTCTGCCCACCGCCTGGTGCACAATCTGATTTCTGGAATTGTTTTACCATCTTACAAGAGAGCATCTGTGTTTGCAGAGCTATCTGTGCGAGAGCATACCCTAAGCTACAAAGAATGCaagtctgtcgtggtttaacctggcaggcagccaaataccacgcagccgctcactcactccccccacccccagtgggacggggagagaatcggaagggtaagagtgagaaaaactcgtgggttgagataaagacagtttaatagaacaggggaaaaaagggaaaataataatgataatgataatgatagaatatacaaaatgagtgatgcacaatgcaattgctcaccacccgcgctgaccgataaccaagtagcgatcggtacttcctggatcacgcttacccttcatatactgagcatgatgtcacatggtatggaataccccattagccagctgggctggctgtcctgattatgttccctcccatcttgtgtacctagctcagtcagtaggcacgggagctgtccttggactaggagggcacttagcaacaactgcaaacatcagtgtgttatcaacattctcctcgtactaaatccaaaacacagcactaggaagaaatttaaccctatcccagccgaaaccaggacaaagtcaAGGTTGTGATCTGGCGGGTTGCGTCCTGATAAACAGCTCTGCTGAAGAGGGCTGTGGGAGTGACTGCGGGAACTGCCGGGGAGCCAAGTTCTGGGCTAAACAGCATCATACCTATCAGTGCCCAAGGGATGGACGCTCCAGTGTACGCACAGTGAGACTATTGCTGCCCATATTCACATGCTGGGGAAGAGTACTGAAATGATTTGAGGTCTGATGAAATGCAGTGTTTGGGAAGCGAGGGCAGACGTGAGACAGAAATGTAATAGATATTTTCAGCAGGAAGGAGGATGAACTGCATGAACAACTTATGCAGGAGAGTGGTGGATTGCTTGTCACAAGGAGCCCTGGATATTGCAGGGCTGTGTATGCAGGGAGGGATCTCTAGAAGTCTGTGTCCACCCCAGCTCAAAGCAGGTCTaggtggagcaggttgcccaaggCACTGTCCAGACAGGCATTAAATATCTCAAAAGATGGACCCCACTATAACGTGTGACCACCCTTGTGGGGAAAAAGTTTTTCTTGGGGCGTCTACCAGCAATTTTCCATGTTTCAGTTCATGTCCGTGGCTTCTCCTGTCATGGGGCACCTCCAGAAAGTCTGGCTGTCTTCTCCACATGCTGCCACCGGAGAGCTGCAGGCACCGGCAGGCTCTCCCCTTGCCTTCtcctcttcaggctgaacaagccgTCTCTCTTGGCCGCTGCTGGTAcctcctgtgctccagccctgtGGCCTCTGCTGGGCCCGACTCTTCGTCACAGCCTGGCTAAACTTCGAGCTCAGCCTGGgtcactttgttttctgtgtctgCTCAGGCACTGCTGTCGGGCACGCAAGGagaaagctgcagaaggcagATCTGAGTTGAAACTTGCTGGGACTGCCCACAGCTATAGCAATCCCCGATACTGCAGCAGGGACTGTGAGAGGTGCATCAGCTTCACATGCGCAGCCCCTCGAGCTGAGCGGGGAACTGCGGTGCCCGGGAGCGTCCCTGCTGCACTCCCCAGGATGGGGCTATGATCCCGCCTAGCTTCTCTGAGCACTGTCTGCTCAAGGCCTCCAGGGCTGGTCAGCAGAGCAGGTGCGTTCCTGCATGTCACCGCTCCCCGCTGCTGCGCCCGGTGTGGCAGACCCAGACTGAGAAGTGTTTCTGCCTGATCAAGTCCATCCGAAAGGACGAGCCCCCGAACGCTCCGGTCAGCCTGCCACTGACCACGCAAGCAAGAACACATCTCCAAGGACAGGACGCGTGTGTCTTATCTGGTGAGTCCTGCCCAGGACGCGGGAGGgctccaaaggcagcaggaggagaCTTTAGCCAGGACTGGCTCCTGCTGAAGAAGCGGTGGGGTCCGAGCACCGTCTGGAGCAGGGACTGTACTCCCCTCCTCGGTTAGATGAGGCTGATGCCACGTGGGCAGATCACCCTTGGGCTGGAACAGCATCGCTGCCAGCCTCTGGGCAAGCAGATCTTTGTGCAGCTCCCCAGCTTTGCAAGCTGCTGTCTGCAGGACATTCCTCGAGGGGTTTAACTACGTCACAGCTCTGTCTGCTCTCCAAACAGAGCGGGACAGGGGGTTCCAGCTGCACAGACCCCAATGGACACTGCAGCAGCTAAGCCTTGGAGCGGCTCCTTCCTGCAGAGCCACTTGgtccctgaaagcaggggagggctGCGCAGCTCAGGGGCTTCTCGACGTCCCAAACACGGGCTCTGGCCCCACCACCTGCGGGCTGCGCTGGGCTTCGCCCATGGACCTTTGGTACCCGACATCCCCCCGCACTGCTCCCCGACCTTACCCCTGTGCCACCCTCGGGGTCCCCACCACACCCCAGGCTGACAGCAGTAAGGGATTTCCACGCTGGAGCCCAGGGACAGCAGGATGAGGCCCCCAGCACAGGACGTCATGGAGCTGACGCTGTCATCGGGAGTTGGGGTGTGCTGGGGTTAAAGCCACCGGCAGCCGTGGTGGGTGCCACCACCTGGCACTGGGCCAGGGTCGCCACGGTGGCGCCGCACGACCCCCATGTGCACCAGGACATGGGGGGGTTTCCTTGAACATCTTCGTTACAAGTTATTGGTGGTAAAGTAAGTAAGTGCACACTTATGGTTATTCACTCATTGGCATGCAGATGGGTTGTTCTGAGGTGCTGCTGGGCCGGCTCTCACCAACCCCACCCCGGCCTACGGGGAGTGTCTCATCACAGGCGATCTGGGACCAGGGTCGGCACCTTCCCGGCTGCCCGATGCAGCGGGACTGGCATCCTCTCGGCCGCCCCGGCACTGGCTGACTCCTTCACCCTCCTCTCCCTGAGGCCATGGCCTCTCCTGGCGCTGGCAGCCCAGCCCGGGGAGGCTGTCAACCCCGCTCACCGCACACCGGGTTTTGTGTTGCAGAGACTGGAAACATTTATAcaacataaaaattaaagagCATAAACTTAAGATATGTTTGATGTCATGCTGTCGTTCTGGCCATGATTAAGTAAACTTTGGtgcattttctttattctcaGTGACCCAGTATTGGTTTAACTTACCTCTTACCATGCGAACATAAAACCCGTGCTGATGTCTGTCTTCTGCTGATCCTGCGCCCTGACggctgctcctgccagctgctgcaccCCGAGCCAGCACAGCCCACGGCTGCTTCGTGCCACAGCGCTGCTCCAAGTCGGGCAGGGTCAGGAGAAGCTGCTGGGACAACTTTGTGTGAGAATAGATAGATTTGACAAATAACGAGGGAACTCGGgccatttgtcttgttttgtttatcATCCCTTTCAAATACTCATAAACTCCAGTCACCAGATGCGGTTCTTGGCATGGTGCATCATCTGCTCTTGCCTTcacaagggaagggaagaaggaagggaagggaagggaagggaagggaagggaagggaagggaagggaagggaagggaagggaagggaagggaagggaagggaagggaagggaagggaaggggaggggaggggaggggaggggaggggagggggggaggggaggggaggggaggggaggggagggggggaggggaggggggggagggggggaggcggaagggaaggggaaggggaagaggaagggaagggaagggggagggtaAGGGGAGGGAAGGACTGCTCAGAATGGCGCCGTCTTGCCCTGGTTGAGATCCTGCAATTCAGTTTTGCTGCCTGTGTGACACGGCTCTGATCTCCTGCCCGTGCCTGGGAGCAGGCGAGAGCCGCAGGGCACTGGCAGGCGCAGAACAGCCCCTGCTCCATGCACACATGTGTCATCGCTCTCGTGTCTGGCCTCGACTCCTCGACCCAGATCAGCAGCCCCTCGCCCGGCTCCCCTGAGGGCAGACAGAGGGCAGGGGGACATGACTGGGGAAGCAGGGGTGACTGCAATGGCTGATCTCCACTGCAGAAACGCCTGGGTCAGACTGCCTGGTGTGGCCGGTCCAGTTCTGGCAACCGAGGGCAAAGCTGGCCATCACGTGC
This genomic interval from Calonectris borealis chromosome 1, bCalBor7.hap1.2, whole genome shotgun sequence contains the following:
- the TIMM10B gene encoding mitochondrial import inner membrane translocase subunit Tim10 B isoform X2 — protein: MEPGAEHQQQLRSLRDFLLVYNRMTELCFRHCVSNLNYRLLTGREPPCRADPPHPAGDVPRQLRRQAGPLQPPPDECLCGPDAFHHAAPRLRLRGRRSPGVPELGPGGIGGTDCPAGGWGT
- the TIMM10B gene encoding mitochondrial import inner membrane translocase subunit Tim10 B isoform X1; protein product: MEPGAEHQQQLRSLRDFLLVYNRMTELCFRHCVSNLNYRLLTGREETCLDSCAGKLVHSNHRLMNAYVALMPSIMQRRVSDYEAGAAQASQNSAQVASAAPTALPGAGGHEASPDLPAPGPGGPLQGAPGAAT